attagttTGTTATTCCTctgacccaaaatgacaaagtttAGAAGTGCATAATGCCATAGTCACAGAGTTCAAAATTCAAAGTAAACAGTGGGTTGTACAGGGTTAattgtgctgtataaataacagACTAGACtatgtttcttcttctgtgaagacaattaaatcattaaatgtgattatttgaatgatgatcataaattaaaatttcaCGATTGCAACAGTTCTACAAGACAGTACAGTACAGCTGGaagccatttttaaaatatatttatagtcATATCATAAATAATATTGCAGTATCTTAACCTTTTTAGAGAACAGTTTGGCTCAACGTATGTGAATTTAAAAAGCCTACTCTTGATCCAGATGTTTTAGTTAACTATAGACCTACAGTACCTCACAAAAGTGAATACACCCctcacatttctgcaaatatgtaattattttcatggGATAACACTGAAGAAATGGCACTTTGTTACAATGTAAAGCAGTCAGTGTACAGCTTGTACAGCAGTGTAAATTTACGGTCCCCTCAAAATAACTCAATACAGCCATTGTCAAAACTGCTCgcaacaaaagtgagtacacccctcAGTAAAAATGGAGATACTGCATATCCAACCCCCCATTTCTTTCTAAAATTCTTGAGAGAActgttgcaaatcaattatgtgaacatttaaaaaggAATAGGTTATCTGAAGAGTTTCAGTGCTTATTTTGTTGAACCTTAGTGCGGCATTTGACACCATCGACCACAAACTTTTATTACAGTGACTAGAACATTCTATTGGCATtgaagggacagcactggactggtttgaTCTTACTTATCAGACAGGTGCACGTCACAATGACTCTTAAGCATACTAAgattaatcatggagttcctcagggttctgtcttaagACCCATAgtgttcacattatacatgcttccctAAGGCAATAATATTAGGAAGCACTGTATTCATTTCCAttgttatgctgatgacactcagttgtatttatctatgaaacCAGATGAAACTAATCAGCTTGCCAGACTGCAAGATTGGCTTATAgacataaagacatggatgacctGTAATTTTCTACAATCCCTggcaaaaattatggaatcaccaTTTTTGGAGGATGCTCATTCAattgtttaatactgtagaaaAAAAGTAGATCACAGACATGCCACAAAAcaaaagtcatttaaaatggcaactttctggctttaagaaacattaaaagaaatcaagaaaaagAAGGTAGTCAATAACAATTGCTTTTTGAGATCAAGCAGAGGGAAAAAACTATGGTTGTACTACTAAATTCAGACCAGACTGAaatcattgtatttggcccccaACATCTCAGAAACCCGCTTTCAAAGCATGTAACTACTCTGGATGGTTACActttggcctccagtactactgttcagacatatgggttctgtaaagcatcttgagatgACCTGAATTGTATTTGGTgctaaataaaaattgaattacTTCAATGTATTGCACTTTTTCCTTTGCCTGTTCAGCCAGTGTCACCCTGGCCTTCACCTGCATTCTGATCATCAGTTGTGTTTGTTAGacaattttgattttaaaatgatcatCTACAGATCACTTTAACTTCACGCACAGCAGCTAAATAGCGTCTGGTAGGGACAGACTGGTTGAGCCACAGACAAATGAAAGTAATACTTTTCACCACTACAGCTAACGCAGTAGCAACCTGCGCTGGTTAGACAAACACCCAAACAGCTTAATAATCATAATTCACTTGCACGTATGCGACCACTTAAAATATTAACTTGTACactcccccccccaaaaaaaacggCTGCATATGCAACCATTTTGGTCAGTCTGGACCACTGGTCTTGAAACTTAAGTTTGATTTGAATGTTTCTTTgggaaaattaaacaaatcttaGCTTAAGCTTGTGATGGTTCATTAAAATAACCTTATCTTAAGTGTCTCCTTTGAAACTTGCagaaaaaataactattttGCTGAATTATGGCATAACTGTGTCATAccacacagaagacattttaagTTCCCTTTTCTTCGAGTGATGTTgcgctgtttccatagaagtgtAGGACTTTATAGTgcggtgaaaaatgagcccacagggaAAAAGAATTTGCCACCAGTAAGAACAAAGGATTAATTGTGTAATGAAGTTTGTGACAGGAAACTAATACTTAGGATGGACATGtacatacaaacaaaatgtgaccAAGTGTGGTGCAGaagaaaaaatggattttcttttATAAACAACTTTGTTTCAAATGAAGGACTTCATAAAACAGGGACTGAGTAAATCATGttataaaaatcaacaaaatagaTGCAATGAGAAAGCACAAGAGGCAGATAAAATATTCTGAACTGCATAATAATGGTTTAGTGAAGTTTTAAAACGCATGTTTTAGCACACtgacaaaaagaagataaaaaaacacttaaaaataagAGATCGAGCCATGATAGGCTGACTTTGTTGTGAGCATGTGAAAAGTAGCATTACCAGCATGCAGCCACAGCCACTGTAAGTGCATGCCCACAAAGGTGATCAAGTTGCTGTAATTAGGCATGAAGTGTCTTGACAGGcccagattttcagttttccaaATGTTTTTGGCTCACTGCcccagaaaagaaaataaagaactaGTTCATGCAGCATTAGAATGATGTCTCTGCCTCTGATCATCACTGAGAAGTTAGTCCAGTTATGGCAAGTTATGCCAAGTTCTACCTACCTGCCAAGAACTGCATACCCATCACAGAACCACATACAGCTGAATTGTAAACTACAAGACATTCTTCAGATATTTAGGGCAAAGCAGGGCTTTCAAACAATGCAATATTCTTTGTCAGACTCACCAATGACAAATCTTCCAGAGTCTACAGTTTTTAGACTTAAGAGTAAAACAATACACTTACCTGTTTTTCATCAGTCTGACCTCCCTTTTACGTGTGACTTCCTCAGTGGCTCCTGCTGTGCCCAGCGCAGGCGAGGTTGCCATGACGACCCCAGGAGTGATGGTGCTAGTGGGGGCAGTGCGGATTTGATATGCCTGGACGTCACCAGAggcagctgacagacaaatatGGAGAAACGCAGTACTTTGTATTAAGTAGCAGTGGTGGGAGAAGTATTGACATCCGTTACCTAAGTAAAGTAAAAGCTCTCACTGCAGAAATATGTCCCCTATGACTGTTACACCATTTACATTGAATCCTTCCGCTGGTATTACTCATGCAATTTTTTACTGTTGTAACTGGTTGAGGTGGAgctaattttcaactttttttttcatagaaCAGTACTTATTACATACTTTTATAGTGGGTTAATCTAATGACGATGTTCTCCATTACTTGACTGATTGTTTGGTTTGTCAagaaatttaaaacattttgtgtttgctgttaCTGTATTGCTAAATTCATGCATTCATTCAATGCAGTTTAAATGGAAATTTATGCCAAAAATATTTTCCCACCTTGTACAACCACTTGGTTGCTGGGCACTAGGATCTGCTGACCATCACTGGTTTGAGCATACTGTAGGATGGTGGCTCCAGGCTGGGCTGCAGCAGCGTTTGCCATGGCGAGTGTCTGCAGACCCTGCACTCCATCTGTGCCATTATTGGCCAGCTGAATGGCCCCACCTTGAGTAATGGCAACTGCAGAGGGACATCTCTGGGTGTTAGAATGATGTCAAATGTCCTGTTCTCCATATAAAGTACATCAGACATGAGTACAGCAGAGACGAGTAATCATAAATTGAAGCTTCAAAGTGCACTTTTTTTCTATAGTGTACAAATTCATCTTATATTTCTGTACTGTCTTCATGTGGCAAATCAATTTGTCAGAGGCTTTGATGTGTCTAAAACAAACTGCTCAGTTTGTTGATAATCATTCTTGGTGTGATAAAAGCCAATAACATAAAAATTTAGACTCAAAACCACATCTGCTTGTCAAGACTTTGCTGCTATATTGAATTTGCTTCAGCACAGACGATGTGCAATTCTTGACTGCAGTAACACCTACATATttcaacaaaaaccacaaacttcCTGTATCAAAAAGTACTTACTGTACTGGCCACTGCTGGTCTGATAGATGGGAGTGGGCATGGTGACTGTGGTGATTGCAGGGGCTGAGTCATCTTCTGACTTCTCTTCCTCAATTCGAGGGACCGCCGGAGCGTCTGATGATAAGTCATTCAGAATCTTCCTGTCGAGGAtaacaatcacagaaaaatttTGGCATTCAACTCATAAATAACCTGTCAAATTATCAAATTTCTCCCAAATCATGTGACCTGTTTGTCATTTATACACTGCAAACACAGGCCTCTggtttctttggaagcagttaAAAGTGAAGCCATTGTTCTTAACATTGTTCTAAAATCagctgaaaaaaatagaatagcAGTAATCAGTGTCTTCCAGACTCAGGTGTGATACagacaaaagaccaaaaacaataaaacataaatggaACTCTAAATTCTATTTGTATAAGATGTCACACAGACCTGTAAGAAGGCCTTCTGGACAGAATCTCTCTCCTTTTCTGAGAATCTGTCACACTGTCTACGGATTCCTGAGAGTCCTCACTCTCACCAACAGTCGAAATCTACAAGTGAATAAACATCAGAATACTTTCATTTCAACAATGGTCTCAAGAAACTcctttaaagaagaaaaattaacAATTTCTTTCGCTGTGGTATGCAAACTAACTATGCTTACGTCAAAACTTCTATCATCTTTCTCTCACCTGTACTGTCTGAACTTGTGGTGACTGGATGACAGAAGGCTGAGCAGCTTGGATCACCCCGTGCACCTGGACTGTTTGACCGTTCGGTAACTGCACTAGGGTGACTGTGGGACTACTGCATGTCACCTGGCCTGCTGCTATGGACGCCTACAACCACAACAACACTCAATCATACATCGTATGTGTGTCAAGTTACTAAAACTCCCCAGGAATGGTCATTGCTTTGATTTTCTGAATTGTGCAAAGTCTAAATTGACCATGAAAGTAAGAATTACCTGTGCCAGTGTAATCTGTTGGGTCTCAGATTCAGAGACTGCTGTTTCACCACTTTGCTGTGTGTCTGCACCAGCCTCCATGGTCATTTAAAatctgagggaaaaaaaacgctTCATTTGCATCCGTGACATCATGCTTTAAACTGTACtttgcagcacaaacacagaaaaagtggTCTACGGTGGACAGCAGACACTTTGATGGAGGTTGTGCCTCATTCACAACTTACTTGCTTGGCGTCTTAAAGAAGGGTGTGGCTTTGCTTAACATGCTAGCTCGTTCATTAATAAAATTGTCTCCTTGTAGAAACCATATGGATATTTGCTTGTCgaataattttaaaacataCAGAAGTGATAATAAGAACCTAACATGCTCGCTGTTTCCATAAAACGCTGAAGGCTAAAACCAAAGCAATGCGAAGTTGTGGATAACTTACAGTTAGCATTTAGGTTAGCTAGCAGATTGAGCTTCATTGCTTcggttagcatgctaacaagcTAATGGGAATGCATTAAATATTAGCCATTTCAGGAGCAATTTATTTGACATGTATCGAGGTTCTGAATCCCAAATTTTAATAACTAGCGTCACAGTTTGGCGCTTTCCTTAACACTCAATTGCAGTGCGGGCTAATGTTGCACTGACTGACACCGTTAAGTTGCTAGCTGAGAGCTTGTATGGAGGGAAATGCCTGCATACATTGTAAGCCACTTTTCTTTCCAAGAAGGACACCCCACTTTCACTAACTAGTTTGTTCGCTTAATTTAAGTTTAACATGGGTTTTACGTCAATCAGCAACAGCTTTATAAGGCTAACTGCTTCAGTAACTTATTTCTAAGCAGTTCATTAAAAAAGATTCAAGCCCACTCCCACATTAATACCTATGTCTCAGTTGTGTTGCGAGCCTGCGAGCCTTGCAGAGACTGACTCATTTTGTGAGCCTCTGCAACGCCGCCATGATCTCTTTGTTGGCTCTGTGCGGATATTGGGCGCAAAAAACCTCTCTGGGCAGCCATCTATCTGTTTAGCAAACATCGGATGCGTATCCTCTTACCAACACGGACTCGCTTCGTCACTCCCGGGTCTACGGAGCTCCACTTTTATTCAGACCGACACGTAAGAGACCGCGTCAGGCTACACCTCCGTCGCGTCACCGAGAACAACAACACGGAGAGGAGGACGAGGGAGACGACGACAGCGAAAATCTGCTCTGCCGAAAGGACTCGAGTGAGCACGGGGAGGAACGGAAGCTCACGAGAACTGCCgaggaaaatggagaaaagCACGGAGATAGCCGAGGAGAAAGCTTGACATCCTGAAACTTAACTGAGCATGCGCGGGGTTGTGTAATCTACATTTAACGCGTAaaattatgtatgtatgtatgtatgtatctatctatctatctatctatctatctatctatctatctatctatcttggTTTGAAAAAAGTGTACTGCATAATTAAAGTAAGAAACACAAGTTGGTCAATGCTCTTCAAATAAGATTCTCAACTGAGAGGTTCTCAGTTCTTTTGACTCAGTTATTTCAACTCCGTGTCATTTCAACGCAAACATTATTTGTACATGTTCACGTTATTTCAGCTTAGGGTTATTGCAGTTTATATGGATGTAGTTCATCACAATTCCATGGTTGATCTGCATACAGAGAACCCCTCCCCAGGTCTCCTTGGGGCTCACCTCTGTGTAATAGAATGACAcattaacattttttccaatgaaaaatAATCCCGGCATACCTTATAAAGGCTTAGTTGTAACTCTACACCTTTAGCATATGCAGATCTATGAAATCCATGCCCCTCTCTGTGGCTTGCTGCATCTGGAGCACAAAAGCTTATCTATGACTCTGTttatacactgtaaaactactctacactacacaatggcaaattgaaatattgcattCATTCAATGTTGATTGCTTATTTCACCCATATGGTGTGTCTTCAAGCATATAAAAAGACTTGGACATGTTAAAAGGGCAAAAAGCTTGGTTTTCACTTGAAAGGTtctttatgaaagaaaaaaacatcaacaaaaagcaaggaaaacaacTCATTCCACTTAAAATgaggcattttatttttctgcaaataTCACAAACGATTTTAGAGACAGTTTTATAATTCATGGACTGCAGTGCTCCTGTGGTCCACATGATGGCAGAAAAATCcttctttatttctgtccacCTTGTTCGTGAGTTGGCACTGCCATTGCTCCATTCTGTTCTTTTTAGGCACATGCTTTTATATTAGTTGGTTGCCCATGAATTAGTCTTAAACATCATGAATTATAGTAACCACATTGTGAttataacaacaaaacagtggGGTGTGGTCCTGTATTCCTTATTATTCTATTTGCAGCTTTTGTGACTTATATTACATTTGCCTCGTCTTGGTCATTGCCTTGAGTCATAAAATGTACTCATTAACACTGTCACTTGGTGTATGAGCATGACGGCGTAGGAGTGAAATGGGTTCGACAGCTGGTCAAGATCCAGTGGGAAAATTGAGACTTCAGACCAATTTATGACTATCAGCTCTATATTTGAGGTCATTTCAGAGGCCTTTTAGTGCAAACAAGCACACGCACACAGTTGTCACCTATAGAGTGATAGACTACAGCAGCAGTGCCAACATATGCACTGCTGACCCAACCAATCTTCTCATGTTTGCCATAGAAAAAAGCTAAATTACGTTTGCCAGCAAAAATCTTTCTATACTTTTCTATACACTGACAATGAACCATATGAAGCAAATATAAAGCCTCCTTTGTGGTAAGTATGTATAATATTTAACATGACATGAATATGTGGGGTTATTCATCATTAAGCCTATGTCATGttaaacatgataaatatttACCACAAAACAGCCTTTATATTTGCTCCTGAATCCATGTTATACACTTGATTAGACATTGATTTTGCTTAATAATCACCACCTTCCAGGGCAGCCTTAGAAAAACATTATTAACCTGCATCAGAGGAGAGGTTTCATTAATTATTACTGGATTTGCACTTGGTCATGCAAGCATGCAATGCTCCTTTAggttatttgcattatttctgtAGCTTTCAGCCTCCAGcttatattttaatttattgctaattttcttttttttatgagaAAAAGTTAGTAACCTAAAATGTGCGCATGATAAATTGATTACTGCCAGAAATTTTGCCTACAACAGCAGTGTAATAACTTCTTCACACCTGCCATGTTTAAATTATAGTTCAACAACATAAATGGAGAAAAATAGCTTTATAAATTAAtaatgctgattattttcttaagctctaaaatgtcagaaaagatgaaaatatcTACTAAATcttctacattttaaataagCACAGTGCGAAattaaaacattgttcaaaagCAAGAATGTGACAAGCTTGAAACTGTGAAATACTGTTAGTTCTGCATAGAAAGTACAAATCAGTGATTGAAATTCTTACCAATACATTTCAAAGCATTGATTATTCTGcaatacaattttatttttgctttattatcTCGCAAAAATCCGTTCAGATTTACAAACAAATAATTGCACAATCAAACTGTCCTTCTGTCGCCTCTATTACATTACCGTCACATTTTTGGAGAAGTCAGTGAGTGTCGTCAATATAGGAAATGTCTGAATATGACTTTCAATGCTGCTAGTTCTGATGCCAAACATCTGGTTGCAATGTTTCGCCACAGTGCTCTGCAACAAGCATGCTACGCATAACCCTGTCTGTAAATCACTGCTGAAACATCCACAagtaaaatgatgccacagacGTCTAAAATGGTGTAGGCAGAGGAGGGATAGGAGATTAATCTTCTGAATATGAAGCGGAGACCTGACTTCAATCCATAGCCTGTTCCTCTCTGCACCCAGTTGTCAGAGCTCTTGGTTTAACACAAGTCTTCGAAACCCCATCGACAGCAAGCCTGTCACTTTCTATTTCCCCTGGTTTTtcatctcttcctctttctaTTTAACTACATTTGCACctcttcgtgtgtgtgtgtgtgtgtgtgtgtgtgtgtgtgtgtgtgtgtgtgtgtgtgtgtgtgtgtgtgtgtgtgtgtgtgtgtgtgtgtgtgttttaatcatACAGTCACATGAAAAATCATGACCCCTTCCAAGTCATGGCCTGAGGCGGTGTATGTAGCAAGCACACCACTCTGTGCCAAAGCATGTCTTCTCCATGAGGGACTGCAACATCGAGTGAATTAATAACACGCCTGATATATTCAGTCAACATTGTTGTCGAATTTTAAATGCAGCACTCAATCAGACGGTGTGGAAATATCATAGCTGCCACTCAAGCAAGACATTGTGGGAGACATTAGGTCATATGGGTTTGCAGGAGGCCATGTGCCACCATCCAGAGAGAGGTGAAAACACGCAGTAGCATTTGAATAGCAGTGACCTTATATGCATGCTTTTCAGTGTAGGTTGAATTATCTGAATTGCATATAAACCAGTGCACCTGGCTGAGGTTGCCATGGATACTGGGCCCTCtcagtctgtctctctctatctcatacaaaaagtaaaaagcGAGGTTCTCAAATCTGAAAATGTGAGTTTCAGAGATATTCAGTAAAACAAGGTCTTGCTGTAGTGCAGTATCAAGCTGCAGCTGCAAGGCACAGATTGTGCTGACCCACACCTCTTGCTAATCTAGGCTGTAGGCAACATCATTGTATTGGCCAATTTCAATcaatccatccaggtgtcagcCTCTCCCTCACTCTCTATCTTTTCCTCCAAGGATTTTTCACTCTTGCCACTCCCCCTCCATCTGACCATCcatcctttgtttttttttctaaatgttaaatatgatcTCATCTAATCATATTTACATTAGTAAACATGAAGTTATAATGATCTGTAATCATTCTTTCTCTGATAaagtccattcatccatccattcattggctatacactgcttaatcctcattagaatCGCAGGAGGGCTGgggtctattccagctgactttgggcaaaggcaggggacaccctggacaggtcaccagtctatcacagggctacacaaagagagaaacaagcacactcacattcacacctacagacaatttagaatcatcagttaatctcagcatgtttttggactgaagTAAGCCAGAGAATCCGGAAAATAACCCttgcatacacagggagaacatgcaaactccatacagaaagatcccagtccCAGGCCAagccagggatcttctagctgcaaggcaacagtgctaacaaACAAGGTATTTTGCAGCCCTTTGACAAAGTCCACAGTTCCAAAAATTAATTCCAAATTTCAGCCAAAGTTGAATTTCTAGAGGTTGTAtcctttaaagttgttttttcaaGCAATTTTTTCATTGTCAGGTTTCCTTGTTAAACTGCTGCAGAAGGCTTTTTCAGCAACTGCCAACAGAAAGATACCAACGTTATGTTAATAGGGATCCACTGCTCTTGATTGTTATTTGTACCATGTAATGATGAAGGAACCCTCTGTGATGTCACTCGTAAGTTTCCTGAATGCCATCCAGAAGCTTCGTGTTGTGTCGCTATCTTAGTGTGCCTGAGTCTTAGTAACTccagctaatccaaaaatgagcaaagaagtGACCTGAGCCAGACCTTGTAAATGTCCCTCAAAGCAGTCATGTTCTAATTATGCATAAGTTTAAGtcataatacattttaaatagataagctgtatttaaaaatatttaaaaaaaattcacatacTGTCAAACCAGaagtgttttttcatattttggctTTTGATCTTTGACTTTTTCAGCTTGTTTTCTTTCCGAAGTGAGGCATTCAATTGGCATTCAATTTCTCCCTGTTGCCTTTTTTCTTTGAGCAAACCAGTAGGAGGACAAGACAGTGGTAAAGGCAAACGTACACATATATGCTGGTGATACTGCATGTGTGGACTTGCTGCACTTCTCCTTTCCGTCATaacatgtcattctggacactATCCGTCCCCACAGAGGTCGttgctgcagctcagtgacaCAGAGAATAAGGTCATCTGTCAAACAGAGAAGGcaagtgtgtgtctgcagtatATCTTCACTATTTGAAGATTTGTGGTTATATTCGTGGtatatgttgtgtgtttttacaacttCAATAAATGTGTGattgagtctgtgtgtgttcagaaaGATATGAAGCAGCTAGGAAGCTGTCATTCACACAAGCAGGACATGGTTACCCTACAAACCCCGCTCTCATCCCTCACCTCCTCTAGCTGCAGAGTTCAAATGTTGCTATGACTACTGGTATCCCAGTGGGAACACAATGTGCTCTGCCCTGGAGTCATTGGAGTAAGCGTGCTTGGTGGATAAGGAATATACAGCGACCTTTGACCCATCAAGGTATTATCGAGAAGACGGAAGGTTGGGGGGGTTAGCATAACAGGGCTGCACCAGGGTTGTAAATTCAACTGATCCTCACCGTGGATTGGTTTGTGGGCAGAGTAGCCTTTTAGCTTTCTGAGCTTGGCGACCAGTGTTGGCCACCTCCTGGATTCCACAGAGGCTCTGGGCGAGACAGATAGCCGCCCTCTAATCCTTCGAGTCTCTCTCACCTCGCCTCCTCAGTTTCTCAGATGGTGGATCTTTTGTGTCTGATCTTTGCAGTTGTCATCACTGTTGCTTATAAAGATGACACTTGGCTTTATAAATGTTTGTGTCCAAATGTGAGACAGAGGTGCAGACAAATGCCCTTTAAAAAGTGATAGATGTGAGAGATGCCTTTACAAACCTCCACCAAAAACGAGCTATAGGACTGTGGGGCAAGGCAATGTGGCAAATATCTTGCAAATTTGAAAAACTTATTCTAAACAAGAGGCTGTCAGTCTATTGTCTATTCAACAGCAGAGTGCGTCATtactttgaagaaaaaaattccaGAAAAAGCTTGCCAAACCAAGGgctgaaaatgcaaaaactttCTGCAGTGAAAAGTTAAACTTTTATGTTCAGCAGAATTTATGCATTTTAGGATAAGTCTTTTACActatattgtgttatttttcattcTGCATAGCTTGCAAGGTTAGAATTACTTTGACATAAACTGACATCTATCTAAAgtcagtttattgttttttttaaatgaggcaaATATGAAACAATCAAGGCAAATGTCATCCAGAGTGCAGTTGTGCCTCCTATCTGACTGAATCCTAAAATACTGCTGTTTTGTTCTTAATGTTTATAGAAGCCATCATCTTAAACCTTAAAATATACTAGATTAAATTTTATCtggtgtgtttgtaatgaaaaattaaaagtgctttatgttaaatttttttttgcccttttgaCTGCATGCATTTTGACATTCTAGTGATCTAGCATGCAATTTTAGTGCTTCAAACTTGAGCCAGAACTCGTCCAGCTGTCTTTTTGAGGCCAGAAAACACTGGATATTTGTGCAGACAGAGAGCAGCCagaatgcgtgtgtgtgtaagtTTCCATATATGCATGAGGGAATAGAAGGGGACAGTCAGGAGAAGGGTTATTTACTACACAGCCCAGGCGACCTGTCCGTCCTCACGTCCAGCCCCAACAGATTAAGATGCAGCCACTGGAGGCTGCCAGAGTGTACAGAGATTGATGGGGAACACAGGGGCCACAGAGGCCCTGCAGAATTTTGAACAGAGCCTTTGGGTACCAGCCAGCTATGCTGCTGGCAGACAGCagcttctctctcctcctgtctcttgTCACTcgtttttcaatgtttttttcctcacttttctTTATCGCTCTGTTGCTCGTCCTGGcattttttctgtcactctgcCACTTTTTGCAtccctctttttctgtttctctgtaaCTCTATCACCCCAGTGTGGCCCCCAACCACTTGCAGCTACCCTGAAGACACTGTCTCAGCAGCCTTAGCAGATCTGGATGTCATGAAactgcaggtgtgtgtgaaACAGCATTGTGTATGAATGCAGGGGAGAGGGCAAAAGTGAGGAGGAATATGCTCTCAATAAATAATTCTGTGTTTAAGATGGGTTGCAGGAAAGTTAACTGCAAGATGGATGCACctgctagtgtgtgtgtgtgtgtgtttatgagctCCAACTTGGATCAATTGCAACTTCACAGATAAAAACCCTGAACTGacagcaaaaaaacagcaattatCTCAATGCGTCAATATCTGCATATGCGTTTTTACTCGCTGGTTGCATTCAAATAATTCTGATGTTGCAGTGATGCACGTGGGAAAAGATGAAAATGGAAGATTGAtgcttgcatgtgtgtgcacaaaACTGTGTATGCTGAACAA
This portion of the Acanthochromis polyacanthus isolate Apoly-LR-REF ecotype Palm Island chromosome 22, KAUST_Apoly_ChrSc, whole genome shotgun sequence genome encodes:
- the LOC110952860 gene encoding cyclic AMP-responsive element-binding protein 1; this encodes MTMEAGADTQQSGETAVSESETQQITLAQASIAAGQVTCSSPTVTLVQLPNGQTVQVHGVIQAAQPSVIQSPQVQTVQISTVGESEDSQESVDSVTDSQKRREILSRRPSYRKILNDLSSDAPAVPRIEEEKSEDDSAPAITTVTMPTPIYQTSSGQYIAITQGGAIQLANNGTDGVQGLQTLAMANAAAAQPGATILQYAQTSDGQQILVPSNQVVVQAASGDVQAYQIRTAPTSTITPGVVMATSPALGTAGATEEVTRKREVRLMKNREAARECRRKKKEYVKCLENRVAVLENQNKTLIEELKALKDLYCHKSE